In Bernardetia litoralis DSM 6794, the genomic window TTTGACTAGATGATAAAAAATCTGAGGTAGTCTGAATAATTAAATTGGCATTAGGCTCTGTTTCCTTAACTTCTTCTTTTTTAGAACAAGAGAAAAGGAAAAATAATATAATGAGTGTCTCAGTCCTCTGACAAAAGATTTTGAAAGAAGATAAAAAAAGCCATAATTGAGTTTCTTACAAAATTTTTCTCACAAAATTTTCTCAATTATGGCAAAAGCAAAGTATGCTTCTAGTAGTAAAGTTACAAAATTAGTTACTGTTTTATCTTCTCATTTGACAGAGTTTCATCTTGCACGAGTTCAATTTATAGGTCTTTTTGTAATAGCTGTTATAAAAGTAGGCTTAGGAGGATTAATTCAAATTGCTACGGCTTTTGAACGGAATGTAGAATGCAGCTCCTCTTTACGTCGTATTGAACGCTTTTTAAATGATTATCACCTTGATTTTAAGGCAATTACTCGTTTAATTGTTTCTTTACAAGGTATGGATAAGTGGAAGGATATTGTTTTATGTCTTGACCGTACCAATTGGAAAGTGGGTAAAAAAAATGTAAATGTTTTGTTGCTTTCAGCAGCCTATAAGAATGTTTCAACTCCTCTTATTTGGTCTGTTTTTCCAAAAAAAGGAAACTCTTCTACTGAAGAGCGTATCGAATTAATAGAACGTTTTTTATCTATTTTTCCTAATCTGTCTATTTCTTCTATTGTAGCAGATAGGGAGTTTGTAGGTCAAAAATGGTTTACTTATCTGTCAAGAAAAAACGTTGATTTTGTAATGCGACTAAAGTCTAATTTTAAAGCGACTAGAAAGGGTAAAACAAAGTCAATTGCAGCATGGTGTAGAGGACTGGCTATTTCAGAAACATATCATTTAGATGGTGTTTTTATAGTCAATGGGGTAGAGGTATATTTATCTGTAAGTAGGACACAAAAAGGATATATTTATCTTGCTTCACCTGTTTTTTTAGAAAACGCTTTTGAGCTGTATAAACAACGTTGGGAGATAGAAACGTTGTTTAAGGCTCTAAAAACACAAGGTTTTAAGCTAGAAAATACAAAATTGACAGAACCAGAGAAAATAGCTAAATTACTTGCTCTTTGTTCTATTGCATTTGTTTGGTGTTACAAAGTAGGAGAGTGGAAACATAAAACAACAAAAATAAGGGTCTGTTCAAATGGGCATAATGAATACTCTTTTTTCCGATATGGATTACTAGAAATCAAAAAAATACTCAATAATCCAATGATTAAAGAAGCCAAATTCAATCAGAAAATTAAAGTTTTGTCAATGGAGTGAGAATGAGTGTAAAAAATATATGTTTGACTTTCATAGTTTTTATTAAATTTGTTCTTGGATGTAAGTAGTAGTTGTCCAGGTATTCATGTCTTCGTATATGAGAGGAGCAGGTGTAGAAAATCTATCTTTAATATAGCCTTCATAAGTTTGTTCATCTTTAACTTGAAATCGTTTATGTGTAGGTTGAATATCTATTCCATCAAATGTTCTATATCTAATTTCTAAGTATTCATTTGATTTAACTGAAAAGAAAGGTAGTTTCCAACTAACTTTTGGTTTTTTAGCTGAAAAGGACACTATCCAGTTATATTTTTCGTAGTCAGAACTATTTTCAATAATATTGCTATATATAATTTCTGCTAAATAAGGTTCACCTGATTGATATGAAGTATAAATGCTATCTTTTTCTTCAATATCCAAAGAATATAAAGGTATAGAAAACCCTAAATCAATAGGTGGAGGGTAATTGCCTTCATGTTTTTGCCAGTAATTAGTTGGTTTGAAGTTAGGTCCACTATAATTATTGTCCTGTACACTTATAAATACTTCTAGGTGTTCTCTTTTGCCTTCTATCCACTCTGAAGGATACCATAGTTTACAAGAGGTTTCATTTGAACCTACTGAAGTTCTATAAATTTTTCCTAAATAATGATCCATATAAGGAGAGTATAAATGTGCATTATTCATAATTTCTTTATTTGTCGGATATACATTTAATAGTACAGAGCCAAAATATCTATTTAGTTGATGTGCTTTTGATAAATCAATATCAAAATCTTTCATCATTCCTCTACTTGTTTTGAAAGCAGGAGTATTACAATCAAGTGAATAAGTTTCTCCAACTTGAATGGTTTGAGTTGCATAAGAAAATTCTTCTGTTCTTGTAGGGCGATACTTGTCAGTACGAAGCAACATAACTTCAGCACTTGGAGAATATAAAGTTACTTTAGCATTTGAAAGAATGTTTGGTTGTCTAGCAATGTGAAAATTATAATTATCATCTGAAAGAATACTGTAATTCGTTCCACTTGTATTGGCAGCACAAATAAAGTTTACTGTAGCTTCTCCAACTCCCTGTTTATTAACTATAGGATTCTGTTCTTGATGAAGATATTTATGTAATGTCATTACATTATCAGTAGCCACATCTAAAAACTGGTGTCCTTTAAAATTTTTCTTGTTTTCATCATAAGTGCCTATTATATAGGCAAAGTTTAACTCCTCTATTTCTGGAAACTCAGAAGTATATGTCTTTCCATTTTCTAAAACACCCTCTTTTATAACACTATCTTCTTCATTTATTATAAAATAATAGGCTTTTTGGGTAGATAATAAAAAGTCTGAAGTAGTCTGAAAACTAAATTTAGTAGTGGGTTCTATAATTTCTTCTACTTCTTCTTTTTTACTACAAGAAAATAGCAACACTCCAATAAAAAGGAGTACAGTATATATTTTTACAAATTGCATTTGGATATTTTTTAGATTAGGAAAATACAAAAGTAAGTGTTTTTTATTAAAAAAACTTATTTTACTACAAATCTGTCTTTACTTTAGTAGTAAAATTATGTTTCATATCAAAAAAATCAATTTGATTTATCAAATTGCTACGTTTAGATGATATAGAGGTTTTATTTATCAAGCTAAAAAATGTGAAACACAATTTTACTACACAACCTTTAAAGTATAGCAACCCTCTCATAAATCTGCATGCACAAATCTATATCATATTCAGCATCATGAAGCCTTGCCTCATCCACTTCAATACCAAGTTTTTTAGCCACAGTCATTTGCTTGAAGTTTTCAAAACTAGCTCTTTCTTTCCTAAAAAAGTTACTCGCCAAAACATAGCAATCAATTGAATCTGCCCAAAACAAACTACCAAAATATTTATCTCCGTTTTGAACAAAAAAAGCTCTCAGAAAAGCATTATCAAAACTCGCATTATTGTAACCAACCAAGTGGAATTTGTCTTTTCTATCAAATTTATTTACATATTTGGTCAGCATTTGAGTTAGTTTTTTATAGATAATCTCAAAAGGTTCATAAATATCTGTTTCTAAATCTTCTTTAGTAACATTAGCTATCTTTAGAGCTTCCTCTTCTATCAGTGCATCTTTATAAGGCTTTACTCTAAAATTGAAACGCTCTTTTACTTTTCCATCAATGACAATTGCGCCAGAGATTTGATGAATTCCATTTTTCCAGTATCTGACTCCTGTTGTCTCAAGGTCGTAGAAGAATAATTTTTCCATAGGTATTTTTGGTGTTATTGTTTTTTTAATAAATAGGTATTTCCATTTGATTGTGTCCGTTTATAGAAAGCATAATTCTATAATCTTCAATATCTAAGTTTCTAGCTTTTGCTGTTTGGATAGCGATTAGAGCAGCT contains:
- a CDS encoding IS4 family transposase translates to MAKAKYASSSKVTKLVTVLSSHLTEFHLARVQFIGLFVIAVIKVGLGGLIQIATAFERNVECSSSLRRIERFLNDYHLDFKAITRLIVSLQGMDKWKDIVLCLDRTNWKVGKKNVNVLLLSAAYKNVSTPLIWSVFPKKGNSSTEERIELIERFLSIFPNLSISSIVADREFVGQKWFTYLSRKNVDFVMRLKSNFKATRKGKTKSIAAWCRGLAISETYHLDGVFIVNGVEVYLSVSRTQKGYIYLASPVFLENAFELYKQRWEIETLFKALKTQGFKLENTKLTEPEKIAKLLALCSIAFVWCYKVGEWKHKTTKIRVCSNGHNEYSFFRYGLLEIKKILNNPMIKEAKFNQKIKVLSME
- a CDS encoding 3'-5' exonuclease, translated to MEKLFFYDLETTGVRYWKNGIHQISGAIVIDGKVKERFNFRVKPYKDALIEEEALKIANVTKEDLETDIYEPFEIIYKKLTQMLTKYVNKFDRKDKFHLVGYNNASFDNAFLRAFFVQNGDKYFGSLFWADSIDCYVLASNFFRKERASFENFKQMTVAKKLGIEVDEARLHDAEYDIDLCMQIYERVAIL